In the genome of Nonomuraea sp. NBC_00507, the window GCCCCGGCCGAGCACCGTGTCGCCGGTCAGCATCGCCCCATCGGCGGGCAGCCAGAAGCACAGCGAGTCGAACGAGTGGCCCGGGGTGCCGTACACGTGGACCTCCAAGCCGGCCACGGTCACCACATCGCCGTCGGCGAGCCCCTCGTCGCCGAGCCGGTGACGCGGGTCCAGGGCGCGTACGGGCGCGTGCGTCATCGCGGCGAAGGACTTGGCGCCGCCGCTGTGATCGATGTGTCCGTGGGTCAGCAGGATCTGGGTGACGCGGCGGCCGGCCAGGTGGTCGTGTACGCGGCGCAGGTGCCGGTCATCGTCCGGCCCCGGGTCGACGACGATCACCTCCTCGCCCGCGCCGATCACCCACGTGTTGGTGCCGTCGAGCGTCATGATCGACGGGTTGGGGGCGAGCAGGTTTTCGGCGTGCTCCGTACGCGAGCCGTCAGGCGTGTCGATCGGGATGTGCAAACCACTCATGTCATCACCAGCCGCATCTCGCCCTCGATCTCCACGGCCCTGGGCATGATGGTCACGATCTCCCGGTGCGCGGCCAGGACCTCGGCCACGCTGTCGTACGCCGACAGCTCGGTCAGCGTGTGATACGTCGGCGGCATCAGAAAGATCTCCCTCCGGTGCGCCAGCTCGATCGCCTCGGCCGGACGCCGCCACGCGACCTGGTCGGCCTCGCCGCCGACGTCACGGGTGCGCTGGCCCTCGGGCAGCACGGCGACGAAGAAGCGGGTGTCGAAGCGCCGCTGCTCGATCTCCGGCGTGATCCAGTGCGCCCACGGCTTGAGCAGGTCCGACCGGAGCACCAGGCCACGCCTGGCCAGGAAGTCGGCGAAGGCCAGGCTCCGGTCGATCAGCGCCAGCCGGTCGGCCTCCCAGTCGTCCCCCGTCGTGTCCGCCACCACGGAGCCGGGTCCCGGACCGGCCAGCAACACGCCGGACTCCTCGAACGTCTCGCGCACGGCCGCGCACACCAGGCCGCGGGCGACCTGCTCGCTCGCGTGGAACACCGCGCCCCACTCCGCCGGCGACGGCCCGGCCCAGGCCACGGCCTGGTCGGTGTCGCGGCCGTCGACCGAACCGCCGGGGAAGACGTACGCACCCGCCGCGAAGGCCATGGTGGACTTCCGTCGCAACAGGTAGACCTCGGGCCCCTCCCGGAGGATCACCACCGTCGCGGCGTCCCGGGTGGGCACCGGCTCGACCCGTCCGGCGAGAACGTCCCTGGCCCGCGCGGCGAGCTCGACTGGAAGCGGAAATCCGGTCACATGACCTCCTTCTAGAACATCACTCGGTCATGGTGACATATCCCCGCTCAGGCGACTTCGGCGATCACCTCCACCTCGACGGGCACGTCCAGCGGGAGCGCGGCCACGCCGACGGCGCTGCGCGCGTGCTTGCCCGCCTCCCCGAACACCTCGGCGAACAGCTCACTCGCGCCATTGCCGACCTTCGGCTGCTCGGTGAAGGCCGGGTCGCTGGCCACGAACACCACGACCTTGACGATGCGCTTGACGCGCCCCAGATCGCCGACCTCCGACTTGAGCGCGGCCAGGACGTTGAGCCCGCAGATGCGGGCCATCTCGGCGCCTTCCTCGGTGGTCAGCTCCGCGCCCAGCTTGCCGGTCCTGGCGGGCTTGCCGTCGACCAGCGGCACCTGACCGGAGGTGTAGACGAGGTCTCCCGTGCGTACGGCCGGCACGTAGGCCGCCACCGGCTTGGGGACCTCGGGCAGCGTCAGGCCGAGCGCCTCGAGGCGCTCCTCGGGCGTCACTGCTTCTCCCGCTTGAAGTAGGCGACCAGCTGCTCGGGCGTGGCGCCCTGCAGGATCTGGACCAGCTCCCAGCCGTCCGATCCGAAGTTGTCGAGAATCATCTTCGTGTTGTGGATCAGCACGGGGGCTGTGAGGTACTCCCATTTCTTCATGACGGTCACATTAGTGTGAGCAATCTCAAAGGGTGGTCACCGGCATTCGACAAGTGACCGTTCGGTAGCCTCGAAACGTGGACTCTCCGGACTCGGACTGGGCCGGCGTACGGCTCCATGTCGTCACTGGAAAGGGCGGCACGGGCAAGACGACCGTTGCCGCGGCGCTCGCCCTGGCACTGGCCGCGGGCGGCCGTAAGGTGCTCCTGGTCGAGGTGGAGGGCCGGCAGGGCATCGCGCAGATCTTCGATCTGCCGCCGCTGCCGTACGAGGAACGCAGGATCGCCGTCGCGCCGTCCGGTGGGGACGTGTACGCGCTGGCGATCGACCCCGAAGAAGCCATGCTCGAGTACATGGAGATGTTCTACGGGATGCGCCGGGCCGGCCGGGCGCTGACCAAGATGGGCATCGTCGACTTCGCCACCACCGTGGCGCCGGGCTTCCGCGACGTGCTGGTCACTGGCAAAACCACCGAGGCGGTGCGCAGGCGGGGCAAGAACGGCCGCAGGATCTACGACGCGGTCGTGCTGGACGCGCCGCCCACCGGCCGCATCACGCGCTTCCTAAACGTCACCAGGGAGGTCGCCGGGCTGGCCAAGGTGGGACCGATCAAGAACCACTCGGACCTCGTCAGCGGTGTCGTGAAATCTCCGGAGACGGCGGTGCACTTCGTGACGCTGCTGGAAGAGATGCCCGTTCAGGAGACGCTCGACGGCATCGCGGAATTGCGTTCGGCCGGACTGCCCGCCGGTGGGATTTTCGTCAACATGGTTCGTGAATCCCTGCTTCCACCGGCCGCTCTTGACACGGCTGTCAAGGGCCGTTTCGACGTCGGCGAGCTCGTGCTCGGGCTCAAGGCGGCGGGGCTGGCCGACGGCGCGGAGGCCGCGACGCTGGCCGGGTCGCTCGCCGAAGAGGTGGCCGAGCACGCCCGCCGCACCGAGCTTGAGCAGGCCGAACGCGAGTCGCTGGCCGAGGCCGGGCTGAAGAGGTATGAGCTGCCGCTGCTGGCCGACGGCGTGGACCTGGCGGGACTGTACGAGCTGGCAGAGAGCATCCGCACCCAGGGAGCAGCGTGAAGAAGCCCACCAGGCTGGACATCGACGCGATACTCGACGACCCCGGCACCAGGATCATCGTCTGCTGCGGCGCCGGCGGCGTGGGCAAGACCACGACCGCGGCGGCGCTGGGGTTGCGCGCGGCCGAGCGCGGCAGGTGCGCCGTCGTGCTGACCGTGGACCCGGCGCGACGGCTGGCGCAGTCGATGGGGCTCACCGAGCTGGACAACACTCCTCGGCTGATCAGCTCACCGGACGGCGACGGCCAGCTCTACGCCATGATGCTCGACATGAAGCGCACGTTCGACGAGATCATCGAGGCGCACGCCGATCCCGAGCGGGCCCGCCAGATCCTGTCGAACCCCTTCTACCAGTCGCTGTCCTCCAGCTTCTCCGGCACGCAGGAGTACATGGCCATGGAGAAGCTGGGCCAGCTGCGCCGCTCCGACGAGTGGGACCTGATCGTCGTGGACACGCCGCCGTCACGCTCGGCGCTCGACTTCCTCGACGCTCCCGAGCGGCTCGGGCGCTTCCTTGACGGCCGGTTCATCCGGCTGCTGACCGCTCCGGCCAAGGCCGGGGGGCGCAGCGCGTTCCGGCTGCTCAACGCCGGGTTCGGGCTGATGGCCGGGGCCATGACCAAACTGCTCGGCGCGCAGGTGATCAAGGATCTGCAGACGTTCGTGTCCGCGCTCGACGCCGTGTTCGGCGGGTTCCGGCAGCGGGCGGAGATGACGTACAAGCTGCTGCAGGCCCCTGGCACGGCCTTCCTCGTGGTGGCCACGCCGGAGCGCGACGCGATGCGCGAGGCGTCCTACTTCGTCGAACGGCTCGCCGAGGAACGTATGCCCCTGGCCGGCCTGGTGGTCAACCGGGTGCACATGTCCCCTGCCGTCGCGCTCTCAGCGGCCCGTAGCGCCGCCGCGGCCGAGGACCTGGAGTCCCGGGGCGAACACGAGCTGACCACCGCCGTGCTGCGGCTGCACGCCGGGCGGATGCAACTCAAGGCCCGCGAGAGCCGCGAGCGCGAACACTTCGTCTCGGCCCACCCCACGGTGCCCGTGGCGCAGGTCCGCGCCATGTCCGAAGACGTTCACGATCTTGCCGGGTTGCGGCAGATCGGGGAGCTGCTGGCGAGCACGTAGTCGTCTCATAAAAGTACGGCCGGCGGACGGCGCCGGCCGTACACGGCTCGCCGGGCTTGGCTCAGCCCGCGATCAACTCATTGGTCCGCTCGTACTCTTCCTTCGCCGACTCGAGCAGCTCTCGCCACGAGTCCACGTCGGGTCGCCGTCGCAGGAGCGCGCGACGTTCCCGTTCGGTCATACCGCCCCACACCCCGAACTCGATGCGATTGTCCAGCGCATCGGCGAGGCATTCAGTACGGACCGGGCAACCCCGGCAGATGAGCTTCGCCCTGTTCTGCGCGGCGCCCTGCACGAACAGGGCATCCGGATCCGCACCTTTACAGGCGGCACGGGAGGTCCAATCCGTGATCCACATTTTCGACCCCACTCCCCTTAGGTGGTCAGTCGTCATTTGGGGCCGACGGGCGCGGGCGCCGAGCCTCCGTATTCAGTTGCCGCAGAGGAGAACGTACGCAACGAGACGTTCGGGCCGACAGACCCCAGAGGACCAAATTCTCGCGGCAGTCTTGACCGGGAATGACTAGTCACCCCCACCAGTCAAGGCGAAATGGGGGTCGGATACCGAAAACGTCAGGCTTTCCACGTACTCTTGGATGCGTGCAAGCGCAGCGCAAAGATCGCTCCAACCCCATCCTGGCTCTCCTGCGTCTGATCATCGCGGGGACCGCCGCTGGGGTGCTCGCGGCCGCCGTGGCCTTGCCTGCGGTCGGCGGCGCGGGAGTGTCGGCGAAGAGCGCCGTCGAGGCCCTCGACCTCAAGCCCGAAGAGCTCGACGAACCCCCTCTTCCCGAGCGCACGATCCTCCAAGACGCCAACGGCAAGGAGATCGGGCGTTTCTACTACGAGAACCGCCAGTCCGTACGCCTCGATCAGGTCGCCCCGATCATGCGGACCGCCCTGATCGCGATCGAGGACTTCCGTTTCTACCAGCACGGGCCGATCGATGTGGAAGGAACGGCCAGAGCGCTCCTCAAGAATTTGACGCAGGGTGGCGTGACGCAGGGCGGCTCGTCGATCACCCAGCAGTACGTCAAGCAGGTGCTGGTCAACAAGGCCGAGACGCCGGAGGAGCAGGCGGCGGCCATCGCCCCGACACTCTCCCGCAAACTGGCCGAGCTGCGCTACGCAATGGCCATCGAGGAGAAATACGCCAAGGACCAGATCCTCGAGAAATATCTCAACATCGCCTACTTCGGCGCCGGCGCCCACGGCATCCAGGCAGCGGCCAAGCGCTTCTTCGACAAGCCCGCCTCCGAGCTCA includes:
- a CDS encoding MBL fold metallo-hydrolase, producing the protein MSGLHIPIDTPDGSRTEHAENLLAPNPSIMTLDGTNTWVIGAGEEVIVVDPGPDDDRHLRRVHDHLAGRRVTQILLTHGHIDHSGGAKSFAAMTHAPVRALDPRHRLGDEGLADGDVVTVAGLEVHVYGTPGHSFDSLCFWLPADGAMLTGDTVLGRGTTIIAPDGGLADYLRSLDRLRAAAEGLEARALLPGHGPVLPDPIGALDGYIAHRRQRLDQIRAAQAQGARTPREIVRIVYADVDKSLWAAAEMSVKAQLDYLERL
- a CDS encoding ArsA-related P-loop ATPase — its product is MDSPDSDWAGVRLHVVTGKGGTGKTTVAAALALALAAGGRKVLLVEVEGRQGIAQIFDLPPLPYEERRIAVAPSGGDVYALAIDPEEAMLEYMEMFYGMRRAGRALTKMGIVDFATTVAPGFRDVLVTGKTTEAVRRRGKNGRRIYDAVVLDAPPTGRITRFLNVTREVAGLAKVGPIKNHSDLVSGVVKSPETAVHFVTLLEEMPVQETLDGIAELRSAGLPAGGIFVNMVRESLLPPAALDTAVKGRFDVGELVLGLKAAGLADGAEAATLAGSLAEEVAEHARRTELEQAERESLAEAGLKRYELPLLADGVDLAGLYELAESIRTQGAA
- a CDS encoding NUDIX hydrolase, whose amino-acid sequence is MTGFPLPVELAARARDVLAGRVEPVPTRDAATVVILREGPEVYLLRRKSTMAFAAGAYVFPGGSVDGRDTDQAVAWAGPSPAEWGAVFHASEQVARGLVCAAVRETFEESGVLLAGPGPGSVVADTTGDDWEADRLALIDRSLAFADFLARRGLVLRSDLLKPWAHWITPEIEQRRFDTRFFVAVLPEGQRTRDVGGEADQVAWRRPAEAIELAHRREIFLMPPTYHTLTELSAYDSVAEVLAAHREIVTIMPRAVEIEGEMRLVMT
- a CDS encoding WhiB family transcriptional regulator → MWITDWTSRAACKGADPDALFVQGAAQNRAKLICRGCPVRTECLADALDNRIEFGVWGGMTERERRALLRRRPDVDSWRELLESAKEEYERTNELIAG
- a CDS encoding RidA family protein, yielding MTPEERLEALGLTLPEVPKPVAAYVPAVRTGDLVYTSGQVPLVDGKPARTGKLGAELTTEEGAEMARICGLNVLAALKSEVGDLGRVKRIVKVVVFVASDPAFTEQPKVGNGASELFAEVFGEAGKHARSAVGVAALPLDVPVEVEVIAEVA
- a CDS encoding ArsA family ATPase yields the protein MKKPTRLDIDAILDDPGTRIIVCCGAGGVGKTTTAAALGLRAAERGRCAVVLTVDPARRLAQSMGLTELDNTPRLISSPDGDGQLYAMMLDMKRTFDEIIEAHADPERARQILSNPFYQSLSSSFSGTQEYMAMEKLGQLRRSDEWDLIVVDTPPSRSALDFLDAPERLGRFLDGRFIRLLTAPAKAGGRSAFRLLNAGFGLMAGAMTKLLGAQVIKDLQTFVSALDAVFGGFRQRAEMTYKLLQAPGTAFLVVATPERDAMREASYFVERLAEERMPLAGLVVNRVHMSPAVALSAARSAAAAEDLESRGEHELTTAVLRLHAGRMQLKARESREREHFVSAHPTVPVAQVRAMSEDVHDLAGLRQIGELLAST